One Dysosmobacter welbionis DNA segment encodes these proteins:
- a CDS encoding sigma 54-interacting transcriptional regulator, protein MQLSRREQYLGKPASSVFSTPALSRIVSATENTDEIIAYKNTHLSVKTKNMMMHGLRAGTVVSLLNAAQIQTTEDQLRKKLHYKGHKAKYTFGDIITRSPRMIACIQEAKAFAQTDSNIVVVGETGTGKELLSQSIHAWSRRSQNNFVAINCAALPENLLESELFGYVEGAFTGATRGGKPGLFEIAHNGTIFLDEISEIPLGLQGRLLRVLQEREIMRLGDSQVTPINIRVIAATNKNLESLVRAGKFRSDLYYRLYVL, encoded by the coding sequence TTGCAGCTCTCCCGCCGGGAACAGTATCTGGGAAAGCCGGCATCCTCCGTGTTCTCCACCCCGGCGTTGAGCCGCATCGTGTCCGCGACGGAGAACACGGACGAGATTATCGCTTACAAAAACACCCACCTGTCCGTCAAAACGAAAAACATGATGATGCACGGCCTCCGGGCTGGAACTGTGGTTTCCCTGCTGAACGCCGCGCAGATCCAGACCACGGAGGACCAGCTGCGCAAAAAGCTCCACTACAAGGGACACAAGGCCAAGTACACCTTCGGGGATATCATCACCCGCAGCCCGCGGATGATAGCCTGTATCCAGGAGGCCAAGGCCTTTGCCCAGACGGACTCCAATATCGTGGTGGTGGGGGAGACCGGTACCGGAAAGGAGCTGTTGAGCCAGAGCATCCACGCCTGGAGCCGTCGGTCACAGAACAACTTCGTAGCCATCAACTGCGCCGCCCTGCCGGAGAACCTGCTGGAGAGCGAGCTGTTCGGCTATGTGGAGGGCGCCTTCACCGGCGCCACCAGGGGCGGTAAGCCGGGCCTGTTTGAGATCGCCCACAACGGCACCATCTTTTTGGACGAGATCTCGGAGATCCCCCTGGGACTTCAGGGGCGGCTGCTGCGGGTCCTGCAGGAGCGGGAGATCATGCGGCTGGGGGACAGTCAGGTGACTCCCATCAATATCCGGGTGATCGCGGCCACCAACAAGAACCTGGAGTCGCTGGTCCGGGCAGGTAAATTCCGCAGCGATCTCTATTACCGCCTGTATGTCCTGTAG
- a CDS encoding helix-turn-helix domain-containing protein, translated as MLYRPGVSVSGLIAHLLESAASPETPPPCPPPMPKAAHTRIDLSYEELLAVLQECGGNRTQTAAKLGISRGTLWRLLKKYQVGQT; from the coding sequence GTGCTTTACCGGCCTGGCGTCTCTGTATCTGGCCTGATCGCCCATCTGCTGGAGAGTGCCGCCTCTCCCGAGACGCCGCCCCCGTGCCCGCCGCCGATGCCGAAGGCCGCCCATACCAGGATCGACCTGTCCTATGAGGAGTTGCTGGCCGTTCTTCAGGAATGCGGCGGGAACCGGACGCAGACGGCGGCAAAACTGGGGATCAGCCGGGGGACACTGTGGCGGCTGCTGAAGAAGTATCAGGTCGGACAGACATGA
- a CDS encoding peptidoglycan recognition protein family protein, with the protein MSYTIKEQLANSGNYGGSRNASQIRYLVYHYTGNDGDKAANNAAYFQRNIVKASAHYFVDDTTVYLSVPDLKIAWSVGGSKYANADKTGGGTMYGVITNTNSISIEMCDTIRNGVYQASEATLANAAALGRELMEKYHIPIENVYRHFDVTGKHCPSYLVNAQKWAEFKKRLEVKIMDNTPSGAHKEGVEWAVKNGILTGNSEGDLMLSQPVTRQQMCTMLHRLWELIERT; encoded by the coding sequence ATGAGCTACACGATAAAGGAGCAGCTGGCGAACTCCGGGAACTATGGCGGTTCCCGGAATGCCAGCCAAATCCGGTATCTGGTGTACCACTACACCGGGAATGACGGGGACAAGGCGGCAAACAACGCCGCGTACTTCCAGCGGAACATCGTCAAGGCCAGTGCCCATTACTTTGTGGACGATACCACCGTATATCTGTCCGTCCCCGATCTGAAGATTGCGTGGTCCGTCGGCGGCAGCAAGTACGCCAACGCCGACAAGACTGGCGGCGGCACCATGTACGGCGTCATCACCAATACCAACTCTATCAGCATTGAGATGTGTGACACCATCCGGAACGGTGTCTATCAGGCCAGCGAGGCAACCCTTGCCAACGCTGCCGCTCTGGGCCGGGAGCTGATGGAGAAGTATCACATCCCCATTGAGAACGTGTACCGTCACTTTGACGTGACTGGGAAGCACTGCCCGTCGTACTTGGTGAACGCCCAGAAGTGGGCAGAGTTCAAGAAGAGACTGGAGGTCAAGATCATGGACAATACACCCAGCGGCGCCCACAAGGAGGGCGTGGAATGGGCCGTAAAGAACGGCATCCTGACGGGCAACAGCGAGGGAGACCTGATGCTCTCCCAGCCCGTTACCCGGCAGCAGATGTGCACGATGTTGCATCGGCTTTGGGAGCTGATCGAAAGGACGTGA
- a CDS encoding THUMP domain-containing class I SAM-dependent RNA methyltransferase, which produces MKYTIPCLFGLEALVADELRRLDLKNVRAENGRVHCDGGPADIPRLNINLRCGARVLVELASFPAPDFEALFQGVAAIPWEDCIPRDGEFPVKGYSISSQLHSVPACQAIVKKAAAKRLGQAYGCETLPETGDRYQIQFALIKDTAAVYLDTSGDGLYKRGYRAHNNGAPLRETLAAALVLLSRYRGRDPFCDPFCGSGTIPIEAALIAKNRAPGLDRRFAAQKWQSLPAKLWLDAAEEAMDQEFHGQYDIWGGDIDPSAVELSRHNAELAGVDDCVRFEVADAGKFHRDSDYGQLVTNPPYGERLLEKREAEALYRSFGKAARTLPAGWRVLVLSSHTEFERAFGRSAEKKRKLYNGMLKCDAFFYHGGAKTEPDKG; this is translated from the coding sequence ATGAAATACACCATTCCCTGCCTCTTCGGGCTGGAGGCCCTGGTGGCCGACGAGCTGCGGCGGCTGGACCTGAAAAACGTCCGGGCCGAAAACGGCCGGGTCCACTGCGACGGCGGCCCGGCGGACATCCCCCGGCTGAACATCAACCTGCGCTGCGGCGCCCGGGTGCTGGTGGAGCTGGCCAGCTTCCCGGCCCCGGATTTCGAGGCGCTGTTTCAGGGCGTGGCCGCCATCCCCTGGGAGGATTGCATCCCCCGGGACGGGGAGTTCCCGGTGAAGGGCTACTCCATCTCCTCCCAGCTCCACTCCGTCCCCGCCTGCCAGGCCATTGTGAAAAAGGCCGCTGCCAAGCGGCTTGGCCAGGCCTACGGCTGCGAGACCCTGCCGGAGACCGGGGACCGCTATCAGATCCAGTTCGCCCTCATCAAGGACACCGCAGCCGTGTACCTGGACACCTCCGGCGACGGACTCTACAAGCGGGGCTACCGGGCCCACAACAACGGCGCCCCCCTGCGGGAGACGCTGGCCGCCGCCCTGGTGCTGCTCTCCCGCTACCGGGGGAGGGATCCGTTCTGCGACCCCTTCTGCGGCAGCGGCACCATTCCCATCGAGGCGGCGCTGATCGCCAAAAACCGGGCCCCAGGCCTGGACCGGCGCTTTGCCGCCCAAAAGTGGCAGAGCCTCCCCGCCAAGCTGTGGCTGGACGCGGCCGAAGAGGCCATGGATCAAGAATTCCACGGCCAGTACGACATCTGGGGCGGGGACATCGACCCCAGTGCGGTGGAGTTGAGCCGCCACAACGCGGAGCTGGCGGGGGTGGACGACTGCGTGCGCTTCGAGGTGGCGGATGCCGGAAAGTTCCACCGGGACAGCGACTACGGCCAGCTGGTGACCAATCCGCCCTACGGTGAGCGGCTGCTGGAAAAGAGAGAGGCGGAGGCCCTGTACCGCTCCTTCGGCAAAGCTGCCCGGACATTGCCGGCGGGCTGGCGCGTGCTGGTGCTCTCCTCCCACACAGAGTTTGAGCGCGCCTTCGGCCGCAGCGCGGAGAAGAAACGCAAGCTCTACAACGGCATGCTCAAATGCGACGCCTTCTTCTACCACGGAGGCGCAAAGACAGAGCCAGACAAAGGTTAA
- a CDS encoding phage holin family protein — translation MDISSLGITGVAAITVICLLIGQGVKASSLDSKFIPIICGVCGAVLGVVGMFLMPDFPATDYITAAAVGIVSGLAATGANQVIKQLGSDSK, via the coding sequence ATGGACATTTCCTCTCTTGGCATCACCGGAGTGGCGGCTATCACCGTCATCTGCCTGCTGATTGGGCAGGGCGTGAAAGCGTCCTCTCTGGACAGCAAGTTCATCCCTATCATTTGCGGTGTCTGCGGTGCTGTGCTGGGTGTGGTAGGTATGTTCCTTATGCCGGACTTCCCGGCCACGGACTACATCACTGCGGCGGCTGTGGGCATTGTGAGCGGTCTGGCTGCTACCGGAGCCAACCAGGTAATCAAGCAGCTGGGAAGTGACAGTAAATGA
- a CDS encoding tripartite tricarboxylate transporter substrate-binding protein, producing MASQSGHCGNSPDTPADDASSEDGGTDWPTKSINMIVPMGAGGDTDFNARTYAKYLEDVLGETVVVTNITGNGGALGSEEVKNASPDGYTCLFYHTCLNINQATGIADYGSEAFETVAVVGKSSGEAVVVRTDAMYDELKAAPTAPGFREIMIPGEIEFHLTRQAEREGIDISPAIEQDFADLAVRYGVPLELLQSC from the coding sequence ATGGCGTCGCAGTCCGGCCACTGCGGCAACAGCCCGGATACCCCGGCCGATGACGCCTCTTCGGAGGATGGCGGCACTGACTGGCCCACCAAATCCATCAACATGATCGTTCCCATGGGCGCCGGGGGCGACACTGACTTTAATGCCCGCACATATGCAAAATATCTGGAGGATGTGTTGGGTGAGACCGTAGTCGTCACCAATATCACCGGCAATGGCGGAGCGCTGGGTTCCGAGGAAGTCAAGAACGCCTCTCCCGACGGTTATACCTGCCTGTTTTATCACACCTGCCTGAATATCAACCAGGCCACCGGCATTGCCGACTACGGTTCCGAGGCATTTGAGACCGTGGCTGTGGTGGGAAAGAGTTCCGGCGAGGCCGTGGTCGTGCGGACCGACGCCATGTATGATGAGTTGAAGGCCGCCCCCACGGCACCGGGCTTCCGGGAGATCATGATCCCCGGGGAGATCGAGTTCCATCTGACCCGGCAGGCGGAGCGGGAGGGTATCGACATCAGCCCCGCCATTGAGCAGGACTTCGCGGATCTGGCCGTCAGGTACGGCGTCCCGCTGGAACTGCTGCAATCCTGCTGA
- a CDS encoding collagen-like triple helix repeat-containing protein, with product MPQIDLGQVVGPQGAQGEPGPQGAQGIQGPAGPAATINGVNALTIEAGDNIELSQSGSTTTLSVPTDAVPTEDSTKPVQSGGVLAALSNKAPAGFGFGDAVQSIETTSAGESYETYCAKVDAVLDGMPDKTAKLVLAYPPAVYGKAGTTISLLYKGDANYAVLSNIGSADTALCGWRMIKLKKSSSDPSAWQPFEWEHPPMQLGVEYRTVERYNGKPIHIKAVSLGLLENNTSKSVEHGISDFESCVECSGFSGPINLVGSGGVDSIYATTSRVGIDTNGSFSSAATSSKLNTVAIIKYTKTTD from the coding sequence ATGCCGCAGATTGATTTGGGCCAGGTTGTAGGCCCACAGGGAGCACAAGGGGAACCTGGACCGCAGGGCGCACAGGGTATCCAAGGGCCTGCTGGACCAGCAGCTACTATTAATGGTGTCAATGCATTAACCATTGAAGCAGGAGACAATATCGAGTTGTCTCAAAGTGGCTCCACAACTACATTATCAGTCCCGACGGATGCTGTACCAACAGAAGACAGTACAAAACCTGTCCAGTCTGGAGGTGTACTGGCGGCTTTGTCCAATAAGGCACCCGCGGGGTTTGGCTTTGGGGATGCGGTGCAGAGCATTGAAACCACCAGCGCAGGAGAATCCTATGAGACATACTGCGCCAAGGTAGACGCCGTACTGGACGGGATGCCTGACAAGACCGCAAAACTGGTGCTGGCCTATCCGCCTGCGGTGTACGGCAAAGCGGGTACTACGATATCGCTCTTATATAAGGGTGACGCCAACTATGCAGTGCTATCCAATATCGGCAGTGCAGACACGGCGCTGTGCGGATGGCGGATGATAAAATTAAAAAAATCATCGTCAGACCCGTCTGCTTGGCAGCCGTTTGAGTGGGAGCATCCCCCCATGCAGTTGGGCGTCGAGTACCGCACCGTGGAGCGGTACAACGGCAAGCCGATACACATCAAGGCGGTGAGTCTCGGGCTGCTAGAAAATAATACTTCTAAAAGTGTGGAGCATGGTATATCTGATTTTGAGTCATGCGTTGAATGCAGCGGATTTAGTGGACCTATAAATCTTGTCGGGAGCGGTGGTGTTGATTCAATATATGCAACAACTTCTCGTGTCGGGATTGATACAAATGGAAGTTTTAGTAGTGCAGCAACATCATCTAAATTAAATACTGTTGCGATTATCAAGTACACCAAAACCACGGATTAA
- a CDS encoding helix-turn-helix transcriptional regulator: MKTIIKDLRTAAGLTQQQLANRVRVTVRTINSIERGEYNPSLVLAYKIAQVFHTTVEELCCLKENVECEENQDEDHK; the protein is encoded by the coding sequence GTGAAAACGATTATCAAGGATTTGCGAACTGCCGCAGGATTGACGCAGCAGCAGCTTGCGAACCGGGTTCGTGTGACAGTAAGAACGATCAATTCCATAGAAAGAGGCGAATACAATCCATCGCTTGTTCTGGCCTACAAGATCGCACAGGTATTTCATACGACCGTTGAAGAGTTGTGCTGCTTGAAAGAAAATGTAGAATGTGAGGAAAATCAGGATGAAGATCACAAATAA
- a CDS encoding D-2-hydroxyacid dehydrogenase, translating to MHIVILDGYTENPGDLSWGELEKLGDLTVYDRTSLTDEDEIISRIGGAEVVLTNKTPISRRVMDACPSMRFIAMLATGYNVVDIACAKEKGIPVSNVPVYGTHSVSQFAIALLLEICHHIGYHNDTVKSGKWEQCPDWCYWDYPLIELAGKTYGLLGCGNIGIHTAAIASALGMHVIAYDMRQRDEALQLGVEYVSLDELFARSDVLGLQMPLFPFNTGIINRENIAKMKDGVIIINNSRGQMVVEQDLADALNSGKVAAAGLDVVSTEPIRGDNPLLTAKNCILTPHISWAPRESRQRIMDCTVDNVRAYLQGAPINVVNP from the coding sequence ATGCACATCGTCATTTTGGACGGATACACGGAAAACCCCGGCGATCTCAGCTGGGGAGAATTGGAGAAGCTGGGAGACCTGACGGTTTACGACCGCACCAGCCTCACCGATGAGGACGAGATCATCTCCCGGATCGGCGGTGCGGAGGTGGTCCTCACCAACAAGACCCCCATCTCCCGCCGAGTGATGGACGCCTGTCCCTCCATGCGCTTCATCGCCATGCTGGCCACCGGCTATAACGTGGTCGACATAGCCTGCGCAAAAGAGAAGGGCATCCCTGTCTCCAACGTGCCGGTCTACGGCACCCATTCCGTCAGCCAGTTTGCCATCGCCCTGCTGCTTGAAATCTGCCATCACATCGGTTATCATAATGATACGGTAAAGAGCGGGAAATGGGAACAGTGCCCGGACTGGTGCTACTGGGACTACCCCCTGATCGAGCTGGCGGGAAAGACATACGGCCTGCTTGGCTGCGGGAACATCGGCATCCACACTGCCGCCATCGCATCGGCCCTGGGGATGCATGTCATCGCCTACGACATGCGCCAGCGGGACGAAGCTCTGCAGCTGGGGGTGGAGTACGTCTCCCTGGACGAACTGTTCGCCCGGTCCGACGTTCTGGGCCTCCAAATGCCCCTGTTCCCCTTCAACACCGGCATCATCAACCGGGAGAACATCGCCAAGATGAAGGACGGGGTCATCATTATCAATAACAGCCGGGGCCAGATGGTGGTGGAGCAGGACCTGGCGGACGCCCTGAACTCCGGCAAGGTGGCGGCCGCCGGGCTGGATGTGGTGTCCACAGAGCCCATCCGGGGCGACAACCCCCTGCTGACCGCCAAGAACTGCATCCTCACCCCCCATATCTCCTGGGCCCCCAGGGAGAGCCGCCAGCGCATCATGGACTGCACCGTGGACAACGTGCGGGCCTACCTTCAGGGCGCCCCCATCAACGTGGTCAACCCGTGA
- a CDS encoding glycerate kinase family protein has product MSKWILMPDSFKGTMSSLEICQLMREALLRHVPDAEVVSIPVADGGEGSVEAFLAAMGGHRVEVPCTGPDFRKISGFYGLLADGYTAVIEMAAAAGLPLMEGRLCAEGATTYGVGELILAAIRDGARRIILGLGGSATNDGGCGCAAALGVRFLDGTGAEYVPVGGTLDRLCRIDMSHRFPLLNGVEIVTMCDVDNPLCGPNGASAVFGPQKGADPDMVTRLDRNLRHLSEVIRQDLGREIADLPGAGAAGGMGAGVMAFLGSRLQMGIETVLDTVGFDALLPGATAVLTGEGRIDCQSLRGKVVIGIAHRARQTRIPVVAVVGDVAPGAEDAYQEGVTAIVSTNRRAVPWEVARQSARADLCAALEDLFRLYNAFRSAR; this is encoded by the coding sequence ATGTCAAAGTGGATTCTCATGCCGGACTCCTTCAAGGGGACCATGTCCTCCCTGGAGATCTGCCAGCTGATGCGGGAGGCCCTTCTGCGCCACGTGCCGGATGCAGAGGTGGTCTCCATTCCCGTGGCGGATGGCGGCGAGGGGAGCGTGGAGGCGTTTCTGGCCGCCATGGGCGGCCACCGGGTAGAGGTGCCCTGCACCGGTCCGGATTTTCGTAAGATCTCTGGTTTTTACGGTCTGCTGGCCGATGGCTACACCGCCGTGATCGAGATGGCCGCCGCCGCAGGCCTGCCCCTGATGGAAGGCCGTCTCTGTGCTGAGGGAGCCACCACCTACGGCGTGGGAGAGCTGATTCTGGCGGCGATCCGGGACGGCGCCAGGCGCATCATTCTGGGCCTGGGCGGCAGTGCCACCAACGACGGCGGCTGCGGCTGTGCCGCCGCTCTGGGCGTCCGCTTTCTGGACGGCACCGGGGCGGAGTACGTCCCTGTAGGCGGCACGCTGGACCGGTTGTGCCGGATCGACATGTCCCATCGCTTCCCCCTGCTGAACGGTGTGGAGATCGTGACCATGTGCGATGTGGACAACCCCCTCTGCGGTCCCAATGGCGCCAGCGCCGTCTTCGGCCCCCAGAAGGGGGCCGACCCTGATATGGTGACCCGTCTGGACCGGAATCTGCGCCACCTGTCGGAGGTGATCCGCCAGGACCTGGGCCGGGAGATCGCAGACCTTCCCGGTGCTGGCGCCGCCGGCGGCATGGGAGCCGGTGTGATGGCTTTCCTGGGCAGTCGCCTGCAGATGGGGATCGAGACAGTCCTGGACACCGTGGGCTTCGATGCCCTGCTGCCTGGTGCCACCGCGGTCCTGACCGGCGAGGGCCGTATCGACTGTCAGAGCCTTCGGGGCAAGGTGGTCATCGGCATCGCCCACCGGGCCCGGCAGACACGGATCCCGGTGGTGGCCGTAGTGGGCGACGTGGCCCCCGGCGCGGAGGACGCCTATCAAGAGGGCGTCACCGCTATCGTGTCCACCAACCGTCGCGCCGTGCCCTGGGAGGTAGCCCGCCAGTCCGCCCGGGCAGATCTGTGCGCCGCCCTGGAGGATCTCTTCCGGCTCTACAATGCGTTCCGGTCCGCCCGATGA
- a CDS encoding tail fiber domain-containing protein: MSDKFFLGPHVGELETGDIPANISRVNLSVDSDHYYTAGDDTGRAIEVTCPWGTQEMANSILAAISGKTYQPYTATDALLDPAAEIGDAVTVGGYYSVIASINNLFDRACAPTISAPESDEIDDEYPYESKERRETNRQLAQTHSLITKTAEEIRLEVANEIDGLSASISVQLDSITSTVQGLGNQVSQIQQTVNSITLDVTNGTASSQIRLEINGITVASQTIRFTGDVVFESDLSDGTTLISGGCIRTGEISANYIHLGGKMDVYRTASGSSFGGYIGYMSGMTASGSSTAGIAIASSNEAAVVICTTNGARMGYDGVSTVVCTSTQVSITGDTVFINGEPATTSDARLKTEKQYDVEKYLGVFDRLKPCTFVYDGHKRRHFGLIAQEVQEALADEGIPESDFAALCTELPSEEHPDGLYTLRYGEIQIMAIAKIQQLEKKIKDLEGKLNGRFD, translated from the coding sequence TTGTCTGACAAATTTTTTTTGGGGCCCCACGTCGGGGAGCTAGAGACAGGAGACATACCCGCCAACATCAGCAGAGTCAACTTGTCCGTAGACAGCGACCATTACTATACCGCTGGAGACGATACCGGCCGGGCTATCGAAGTAACCTGCCCATGGGGCACGCAGGAGATGGCGAACAGTATCCTGGCCGCTATCAGCGGGAAAACATATCAGCCTTATACAGCGACGGATGCACTTTTGGACCCTGCAGCAGAAATCGGGGACGCGGTGACGGTAGGCGGATATTATTCGGTAATCGCCTCTATCAACAACTTATTTGACCGAGCCTGCGCTCCAACCATTTCCGCCCCTGAATCGGACGAAATTGACGATGAATACCCTTATGAATCCAAAGAACGCCGTGAAACAAACCGACAGCTCGCCCAAACCCACTCCCTAATCACCAAAACCGCCGAAGAAATCCGCCTGGAAGTCGCAAATGAGATCGACGGGTTGTCTGCATCTATCAGTGTCCAGCTTGACAGTATTACCAGCACTGTACAGGGACTTGGAAATCAGGTATCTCAGATTCAGCAGACAGTCAACTCTATTACGCTTGACGTCACAAACGGAACCGCATCGTCTCAAATCCGGTTAGAAATCAATGGAATCACAGTCGCGTCTCAGACTATCAGGTTCACAGGAGATGTAGTGTTTGAATCCGATCTTTCAGATGGGACAACCCTAATTTCTGGGGGTTGTATTCGAACTGGTGAAATTAGTGCCAACTATATCCATTTGGGCGGAAAAATGGACGTGTACCGGACAGCCAGTGGAAGTTCATTTGGCGGATATATTGGATATATGTCTGGCATGACAGCATCCGGCAGCTCAACGGCGGGAATCGCCATTGCCAGCAGCAACGAGGCGGCAGTGGTGATCTGCACCACCAACGGCGCCCGGATGGGATACGACGGCGTTTCCACGGTGGTGTGCACCAGTACGCAGGTCTCCATCACCGGGGACACGGTATTCATCAATGGGGAGCCGGCCACAACCTCCGACGCGCGGCTGAAAACAGAAAAGCAATATGACGTGGAGAAATACCTGGGTGTATTTGACCGGCTGAAGCCCTGCACCTTTGTCTATGATGGGCACAAACGCCGCCACTTTGGCCTGATCGCCCAGGAAGTGCAGGAGGCCCTGGCGGACGAAGGTATCCCGGAGAGCGACTTCGCGGCGCTCTGCACGGAACTACCCAGCGAGGAGCATCCGGACGGCCTGTACACCCTGCGATATGGAGAAATCCAGATTATGGCGATTGCCAAAATTCAGCAGCTCGAAAAAAAGATTAAAGATTTGGAGGGAAAATTGAATGGCCGATTTGACTAA
- a CDS encoding co-chaperone GroES produces the protein MKLTPLADRVILKMVETEETTKGGIILTGSAKEKPSVAEVISVGPGGNVDGKDVVMTVKPGDKVITSQYAGTKVTLEDVEYVVVRQNDILAIVE, from the coding sequence ATGAAACTCACTCCGCTCGCAGACCGTGTCATTCTGAAGATGGTGGAGACCGAGGAGACCACCAAGGGCGGCATTATCCTCACCGGCAGCGCCAAGGAGAAGCCCTCCGTGGCGGAAGTCATCTCCGTGGGTCCCGGCGGCAACGTGGACGGCAAGGACGTTGTCATGACCGTGAAGCCCGGCGACAAGGTCATCACCAGCCAGTACGCCGGCACCAAGGTCACCCTGGAGGACGTGGAGTACGTGGTTGTCCGTCAGAACGACATTCTGGCGATCGTGGAATAA
- a CDS encoding diacylglycerol/lipid kinase family protein has translation MRHVFLINPHAGKQDQTARIRALADRLAAAHNLDCRCLLTDRPGGAEVLSRALAETGEPVRIYACGGDGTVHEAANGIAGFPNAAMTVIPAGTGNDFLKNFGPDAAKFSDPEHLWDGPEFPLDLIDCNGRLCLTIACSGIDARIADTVHRYGNVPGLSGRGSYLLSVAVNFLFKPIGRRWRVELDGEVLEDDFALVSMCNGRYYGGGSMPVPEARMDDGVLETILVKNVPKRTFARLFPAYSAGEYWKFPHIARMVTSRQVVITASPGEADIVTCLDGESLRSREVRLVLAEKRVNFFGPKGCSPNATAGFDRKPRKRRYSTAFLLL, from the coding sequence ATGCGCCATGTCTTTTTGATCAACCCCCATGCCGGGAAGCAGGACCAGACTGCCCGCATCCGCGCCCTGGCGGACCGTCTGGCCGCGGCCCACAATCTGGACTGCCGGTGCCTGCTGACGGACCGCCCCGGCGGAGCGGAGGTCCTCTCCCGCGCCTTGGCAGAGACCGGGGAGCCGGTGCGCATCTACGCCTGCGGCGGGGACGGCACCGTCCACGAGGCGGCCAACGGCATCGCCGGGTTTCCCAACGCCGCCATGACGGTAATCCCCGCCGGCACAGGCAACGACTTTCTGAAGAACTTCGGCCCGGACGCTGCAAAATTCTCCGACCCGGAACATCTGTGGGACGGGCCGGAATTCCCCCTGGATCTCATCGACTGCAACGGCCGCCTGTGCCTCACCATCGCCTGCAGCGGCATTGACGCCCGCATTGCTGACACCGTCCACCGGTACGGAAATGTGCCGGGCCTCTCCGGCCGGGGGAGTTACCTGCTGTCCGTGGCGGTGAATTTTCTCTTCAAGCCCATCGGCCGCCGGTGGCGGGTGGAGCTGGACGGGGAGGTCCTGGAGGATGACTTCGCTCTGGTGTCCATGTGCAACGGCCGGTACTACGGCGGCGGCTCCATGCCGGTGCCGGAGGCCCGGATGGACGACGGAGTGCTGGAGACCATCCTGGTGAAAAACGTGCCGAAGCGCACCTTCGCCCGGTTGTTCCCGGCCTACTCCGCCGGGGAGTATTGGAAATTTCCCCACATCGCCCGAATGGTGACGTCCCGGCAGGTGGTGATCACCGCCAGCCCCGGGGAGGCGGACATCGTCACCTGTCTGGACGGGGAGAGCCTCCGGAGCCGGGAGGTGCGGCTGGTACTCGCGGAGAAGCGGGTGAACTTCTTCGGGCCGAAGGGGTGCAGTCCCAATGCCACGGCAGGATTTGACCGAAAGCCAAGGAAGCGTCGATATTCCACAGCTTTTCTGCTATTATAG
- a CDS encoding helix-turn-helix transcriptional regulator, translating to MAFGERLQELRRARGMTQEDFAAQLKVSRQAVSKWESCRGYPELEKIIYICNRYGVTMNDLFCEEVPLGGQETPAAPERMESRTLKTALGDFVSNLSPANKWAGVGGWRQ from the coding sequence ATGGCATTTGGAGAGCGGTTGCAGGAGCTCCGCCGGGCCCGGGGCATGACCCAGGAGGACTTTGCGGCCCAGCTGAAGGTCTCCCGGCAGGCGGTGAGCAAGTGGGAGTCCTGCCGGGGATACCCGGAGCTTGAGAAGATCATCTATATCTGCAACCGCTACGGCGTCACCATGAATGACCTGTTCTGCGAGGAGGTCCCCCTGGGCGGCCAAGAGACGCCGGCGGCGCCGGAGCGGATGGAGTCCCGGACACTGAAAACGGCGCTGGGAGATTTTGTGAGCAACCTGTCCCCGGCCAACAAATGGGCCGGAGTGGGGGGCTGGCGGCAGTGA